One region of Triticum aestivum cultivar Chinese Spring chromosome 6B, IWGSC CS RefSeq v2.1, whole genome shotgun sequence genomic DNA includes:
- the LOC123135926 gene encoding uncharacterized protein isoform X1: MSSFRRPSRSPAAAAPLDDEDLLSEILLRLPPQPSSLPRASLVCKRWCCLVSDPRFLRRFRRHHRRNPPLLGFFFEEVIPARGISFVPTLEPPNRVPVGRFSLQFDDGDRYRLLNCRHGLVLILFGKHNQALVWDPVNGDQHRVAVPPSFYMAAPTRVRGAVLRPAGDIRHFQVVLIGTHKEQHKPGIACVYSSETKEWGNLVSTPLPPENSIYSFRTIVYRGMACVLVGNCLYWLLSERSALILEFDLDMQRLAVIHAPVDIGANSNCHFSVMRAEGGGLGFLFLSDFNAQIWSRKKDCDAAVSWVLRRTVQLDKLLPLKQGMGVVPLILLLLGLAEDNNVLFLMADAGIFMVQLESLQFKRLSKISFWRHLHPFETVYTAETYIGGEHDGADLFAQHIG, encoded by the exons ATGAGCAGCTTCCGCCGCCCTTCccgctcgccggcggcggcggcgccgctggACGACGAAGATCTGCTgtccgagatcctcctccgcctcccccctCAGCCCTCCTCCCTCCCGCGCGCCTCGCTCGTCTGCAAGCGCTGGTGTTGCCTCGTCTCTGACCCCCGATTCCTCCGCCGATTCCGCCGCCATCACCGCCGCAACCCTCCCCTCCTCGGCTTCTTCTTTGAGGAAGTGATTCCTGCCCGCGGGATCTCCTTCGTACCAACTCTGGAGCCCCCCAACCGTGTCCCCGTCGGGCGCTTCTCTTTGCAGTTCGACGACGGCGACCGCTACAGGCTCCTCAACTGCCGCCATGGCCTCGTGCTCATCTTGTTCGGGAAGCACAACCAGGCCCTGGTGTGGGACCCTGTCAACGGCGACCAGCACCGCGTTGCCGTTCCCCCAAGCTTCTACATGGCGGCGCCGACCCGGGTCAGAGGGGCAGTGCTCCGGCCTGCCGGAGACATCCGCCACTTCCAAGTCGTCTTGATAGGCACGCACAAAGAACAGCATAAACCAGGGATCGCCTGCGTTTACTCCTCGGAGACCAAGGAATGGGGTAATCTTGTCTCAACACCGCTCCCACCCGAGAATTCTATTTACAGCTTTCGCACCATTGTTTATAGGGGCATGGCCTGCGTCCTGGTTGGGAATTGCCTCTACTGGCTGCTTTCTGAGAGATCAGCTCTCATCCTGGAGTTTGATTTGGATATGCAGAGGCTAGCTGTGATACATGCGCCAGTGGACATCGGTGCCAATAGCAATTGCCACTTCTCAGTTATGAGAGCCGAGGGCGGTGGTCTTGGTTTCCTCTTTCTGTCAGATTTCAACGCCCAAATATGGAGCAGGAAGAAGGATTGTGATGCTGCTGTTTCATGGGTGCTCAGAAGAACTGTTCAGCTGGATAAGCTACTTCCCCTCAAACAAGGGATGGGCGTAGTGCCCCTGATACTACTGTTACTAGGGTTGGCTGAGGACAATAATGTGTTGTTCCTGATGGCAGATGCCGGCATCTTCATGGTCCAGCTTGAGTCATTGCAGTTCAAGAGACTTTCCAAGATCAGCTTCTGGCGTCATCTTCATCCATTCGAAACTGTCTATACTGCAG AAACATACATTGGCGGTGAACACGATGGAGCTGATCTTTTTGCACAACACATAGGATGA
- the LOC123135926 gene encoding uncharacterized protein isoform X2 codes for MSSFRRPSRSPAAAAPLDDEDLLSEILLRLPPQPSSLPRASLVCKRWCCLVSDPRFLRRFRRHHRRNPPLLGFFFEEVIPARGISFVPTLEPPNRVPVGRFSLQFDDGDRYRLLNCRHGLVLILFGKHNQALVWDPVNGDQHRVAVPPSFYMAAPTRVRGAVLRPAGDIRHFQVVLIGTHKEQHKPGIACVYSSETKEWGNLVSTPLPPENSIYSFRTIVYRGMACVLVGNCLYWLLSERSALILEFDLDMQRLAVIHAPVDIGANSNCHFSVMRAEGGGLGFLFLSDFNAQIWSRKKDCDAAVSWVLRRTVQLDKLLPLKQGMGVVPLILLLLGLAEDNNVLFLMADAGIFMVQLESLQFKRLSKISFWRHLHPFETVYTAG; via the exons ATGAGCAGCTTCCGCCGCCCTTCccgctcgccggcggcggcggcgccgctggACGACGAAGATCTGCTgtccgagatcctcctccgcctcccccctCAGCCCTCCTCCCTCCCGCGCGCCTCGCTCGTCTGCAAGCGCTGGTGTTGCCTCGTCTCTGACCCCCGATTCCTCCGCCGATTCCGCCGCCATCACCGCCGCAACCCTCCCCTCCTCGGCTTCTTCTTTGAGGAAGTGATTCCTGCCCGCGGGATCTCCTTCGTACCAACTCTGGAGCCCCCCAACCGTGTCCCCGTCGGGCGCTTCTCTTTGCAGTTCGACGACGGCGACCGCTACAGGCTCCTCAACTGCCGCCATGGCCTCGTGCTCATCTTGTTCGGGAAGCACAACCAGGCCCTGGTGTGGGACCCTGTCAACGGCGACCAGCACCGCGTTGCCGTTCCCCCAAGCTTCTACATGGCGGCGCCGACCCGGGTCAGAGGGGCAGTGCTCCGGCCTGCCGGAGACATCCGCCACTTCCAAGTCGTCTTGATAGGCACGCACAAAGAACAGCATAAACCAGGGATCGCCTGCGTTTACTCCTCGGAGACCAAGGAATGGGGTAATCTTGTCTCAACACCGCTCCCACCCGAGAATTCTATTTACAGCTTTCGCACCATTGTTTATAGGGGCATGGCCTGCGTCCTGGTTGGGAATTGCCTCTACTGGCTGCTTTCTGAGAGATCAGCTCTCATCCTGGAGTTTGATTTGGATATGCAGAGGCTAGCTGTGATACATGCGCCAGTGGACATCGGTGCCAATAGCAATTGCCACTTCTCAGTTATGAGAGCCGAGGGCGGTGGTCTTGGTTTCCTCTTTCTGTCAGATTTCAACGCCCAAATATGGAGCAGGAAGAAGGATTGTGATGCTGCTGTTTCATGGGTGCTCAGAAGAACTGTTCAGCTGGATAAGCTACTTCCCCTCAAACAAGGGATGGGCGTAGTGCCCCTGATACTACTGTTACTAGGGTTGGCTGAGGACAATAATGTGTTGTTCCTGATGGCAGATGCCGGCATCTTCATGGTCCAGCTTGAGTCATTGCAGTTCAAGAGACTTTCCAAGATCAGCTTCTGGCGTCATCTTCATCCATTCGAAACTGTCTATACTGCAG GATGA